AAAGGAAGTGTCACAGGTCATCTGGGTTATCTAGCAATAAGGGAGAGGGCTGACCTGGGGTTCCTACTGGTGAAGGTAAACAGTGACGGAGTTCAAGGAACTTGACATCTATCTCTCCACCCAAATCACATCCCATCTCTCGACACATCTGGGCCATGGGTGAGAGGGGGCAGGAGTTCTAAGTCCGATGGAAGTCCCCCCGCTGGCCCCCAGTCTTGCTAATGAGCTTGATCTCCCCCAGTACGATGTCCCTGCTGACAGCCTTGCACATGTCGTACAGGGTGAGGGCAGCCACAGCAGCTGAGGTCAGGGCCTCCATCTCCACCCCAGTGGGGCCCTGGGCCCGGCAAGACGCCTGGATCGCCACAGCATGGCGTGTGCTGTCCAGCTCCAGCCGCACCTGGACATGGCTCAGGGCCACATGGTGGCACAGAGGAATCAGCTGGCTAGTCAACTTGGCCGCCTGGATTCCAGCCAGCTGGGCCACCACCAGGGCGTCTCCCTTCTTTAGCTGGTTCTCTTGGACGAGTTTGAAGGCCACAGGCCCCAGGAGGACCGTGGCGGAGGCCACGGCCACCCGTTCCGTGTCTGGCTTACTACCCACATCTACCATAGCTGCTCGTCCTTCTGTGTCCACGTGGGTCAGTTGGTCCGAAGTTGGCagggttcctgagtgggtggcaGAAGCCCGGGACATGGGGCTAAGGCACTTTGGGCTGGTGTCTGAGTCTGGGTGGGAACTGTAGTGTCTCTGAGGGGAGCCAGACCCCAGCTGCCGCTGGGCGAGGGGAGGGGTCTTGGGGACCAGACATCGTTTCCACAAAGTCAATACCTGGTTGGAGACACTCGGTCTGTGTCTCAGACCCTGAATGCCGAGTGGGTCCCAAGAGGAAGTGTTTGGAAGGGCTGGTGGGGAATCTTGGAGCATCAAAACTAATTCTGGAAggcaagaaggaaagagaagaaatgctTAGTCCAAAAGGTCATTCTCTTTCCCACCTCTTCTCCCAATCATTTCTCTAACCCACTTGAACTTCTCTCTTCCACACTGGGGAAAGAGGAATGAAGGACAAAAAGCGAAGTGAGAAGAGACAAAACAGAAGGTGCACAGATGGAGGTCCGCAGAACACAAGTGTACAGCCCTTATCAGGAGCTACACCAGACCAACTGCCCACCGGTTTCTGGCTGCCCCGTAGTGGTGGTGTGGGAGGTAACCTGGGCTGCCCTCCTCCCAAAGACTTTGTTGGCAAAATTCTCTTAAGAAAcacccagccctggcaggtgtggctcagttggctatcatcccacagagtgaaaggttgtcagttagattcccagtcagggcacaggcctgggttgcaggttcggtccctggttgtggCACcaacgagaggcaaccaactgatgcttctcacattgatgtttctctccctctctttccctctcccttcccctttctatataagtaagtaaataaataaaatattttttaaaaacccacctaAGGTCTGAAGACTGAAGCCTGGATCAGATGACCTCCCCATGTCTCTCCATTTTCTTAAAAGAGAACTACAGCGAGGTCCCAGCCTGAATTACCAAGCATGGGCACTCTCATCGCCACATTCTCTATGACCAGTTAATACTAATCATATCGCTGACAGACTAGCTACTAATGGAAATACTTAATCTCCTTAAACAACGCCTTTCAAGCCTCCTCAGGCACATCAGAAGTGCATACAGAACGACAGCCCCGAGGGCCGCAGGAACCCCACAGGCTCTGGTCACTCAAAGGTTGGCCCAGGACCAGCAGCACCAAGCACCACCTGAGAACTGTTAGGGAAGCAGAACCCCACCTCGGACCTCCCGAACCTGCATCTGACCTAACAAAACCCCCAGTGATTCAGATGCACGTGGAATCCGGAGAGGCCCTCTTGGTTTCTAGTTATTCTATATCCTGCAGAGTAACCATACACCTTATGAAGCCAAACAGGTCTCCCCGCTTCCCATCATGCTGTGGACCCCTACCTTGTCAATGTCAGAGGCACAAGCTCTCTTCTAAGAGGGCCATGAGGGCATCCCCCACTCCTTGCCATCAAGCTGTGTCAGCGTGGCTCAAGGCCCAACAAGGGGACTATgatgctggaggtgggggacaaGAGATGGTCAAGTTTGCTTCCCAGTGGAGCTCTTTGGTGAGTGGCCTTTCCTTCTCTGGGTAGCTGATGTGGAAGGGTGGTCCCTGGGCTGTTCACCCCACTGCAGCCTACTCCCTTCCATGCTGTGTGGGCTTACTCTGCTCCAGCCTCTGCAGAAAAGTATCCCTTCCCCTAGTTTTTCTTAATGCTTTCTCTTACCTAGTGGTACAATTCAGGGGCCCAGGTCTCGCTGTGGCCAAGGGGGTGATGATGCCCTGCTCTAGTCTGGGCCTTGCACCTGAAGGTAACAGTGCCCCTGAAGCTCCTCACAGCCCAGCCTGTTCCCCATGCGGGAGACCAAAGCCCTGTGACAAGGATGTTTTTGTTTGAAGCATCCTCTGTATCGAGAGATGTCCTAATCTCCAGGAGTTAGGGAACTAGGAAGTTTGAGGCCCTGGCTGTGTCCTCCCTGACAAGACCAGTAGCATTCTTAGCTTGCTGCCTCAAGCTCGACCCCACACAGAAGCTCGGAACACATTGCCCAATGGGTGCTAATGGTCCATGCGCACCCTGAGCAGGCCCATACTACACAGGGGAACTGTACCCAAGCTGGGACGTTCTAGAGCTGAGGACAACGTCTCTGTCTTAACCAGCAGTTATATTCAGCGAACGACTTAGTGATCATTGAATCTAAAGGACCTCACCCCGATTTCCGGTGGGACCGAATGATTATTTTCGTGGCAGGTTTAGTGAGGGAAGCCATGCACAGGGAAGAACAGAGGCAGTAAAGGCATGAGGGGTATGAAAGGATGGAGGAGGAACGTAAGAAAAGTAAGTCTGAGAGCATCAGGATGAGATGCAGGACCTAGGGGTGCCTCATGGAAGGAGCCCCACCCCACAGGAACCCCAGTGACAAGGGTGAGTGGTTACGTACTGCTGGGTCACCCACCGATGAGGATCATGGGCCGGTTCTTCATCTGGGAGATGTTGAACatgcctggggtgaggggaagatggggtggggagtagaggagagcaggaaaggggagagaaagggttgggggaggagggttcAGTGACACAAACATGGACACAGTGGAGTGACAACCCATGTACATGCACTCACCTATGAGCACCTGACAAAGCCCCCACTGTGTACTACGGGGCCCCCCATGACCAAGCCCAGAAGCCTGTGGGTGCCAGGACCTGCCCTCCCAACAGAGGGCAATGTGTGGGAAGACAGAGGGGCAATAACACCCCTTTCCCCCCACCTAATAAAATAGCCCAAGAGAATTCGGGGCCCCCTCTCCTGTGCGGTCTCTGCTGTGTCAGCTTCCCGAAAAGGAGAACCACCAACACACCCCAGATCCAGGGGCCCAATGGGGGTGACTGGGAGCAAGGACAACACTGAGTCCCCCTGGCTCCCTGCCAGGCTGGCTGGCCGTTGTCCTCTCAACCCAAACTATGGCATCCCTCCAGCTGACAGTGTCCCACTCACCGCATGGCCTGGCCTTCCCCActcctgcccctcacctgcaTGCTGCCGCTTCTTCCTGCCCACGGCGGCCCCAATGATTCTCAGTAGCTCCTCCTCGGAGGCCCCTGCCCGCAGGTGGTCCCGTAGGGATACCTCTGAGTTCCCAAAGAGGCAGACCTATGGGGTTGTCATGGGGGCGAGGACAACATGCCTTTACCCCCAAGCCTTGGCCCTAACCTTAAAGACCCCCACGGTCTGAGCACCAGCGCCCAGGCCTCCCCAGGCCAGGGCGCAGTCAGCAGGACTTTCCACAAGGAGGGGCAGAGGATGGAGGAGTCGGAGACGCTGAATGTCAGGAAGCAAAGTCAGACATCCAAGACCTACCTGTCTCTGATTTACAATCACGTCACCTTCAGCTTGTAGAacgtacttttaaaaattagagagtGGGCAACAGAGAGAGCACATCAAAACCCAGATCCGTACTCTTCCCTGAGGCATCCCGTGAAACGGCCACATCATGGCCGTGAGAGGACCACAGCTGGTTGGAGCTGAGTCCTGGCAGTCGCCTCTGGACACGGCACGCACGTTCCATTTCCCTTCAGTCCCCCCTGGGCCCTTGCCTCATGGACATCGCCCCCTGCCCCTGTCCTGCTCCAGTCTGTGACCCCTGACAGGGGGCGGAACAGCAGAGGGCTGGTAGCGATGGCACCCTGAGCCCATTCACACTTGACTCGGAGCTCCCCAGCTCTGAGAGAGGCTGAGTGCTCTGGGGGGCCCAAGGATAGGCCAGGCAGTTCCGGGAAGGAAGACGCCTGCCATCCTCCCACAtaacctactgtgtgccagctccATACGGGGGGCACTGTGGACTCAGACAGAAGAATGTCCGAGAGGCCCCTGAGGGCAGAGCCCACCGGAGAAGACAGGAATGGGATCTAAACAGAGGTGGGAACACCTGCTTCACCGCGCTGGTTAGTCCCATCCCTCACTCGCCCACCAGGCCCCAGGGCATGCCCTCTGCCCCCCTATGAACTGTGCTTTCCAGGTTCCCCTCCAGCTGGCCTCCACCTGGGTCTGGCTGAGGAGAAGTAAGAGGGAGACAGGAAACACAGGCTGGGCGTTtgctccctgcttcctccctacTCTGACTCGTTGGAGTGACTGCTTCCCTCCGTAACCACCACGCCAACGGGGAGGCCGCTCCACCAGCCCGCCGCTCTCACTGGGCCCCAGTGCActgccctccccccgcccccgggggTGGGAACAGCTGCTGCTTACGGAGTATCTTAACATCCCCCACAGGTCTCATAACCTGTACTATCAGCAGCTGCTCCAGTCCCTTTCCTTCAGAATCCCACCTTCCACTTCCTGCAGGGCCCAGACGGCAACGCCACCCATCGTGCAGGCCCATTTTGTATCTGCAGCCCAGAGAAGCCTTTTTAGCTTTATGACAACAGCTGGACGATTTCTTCTGCATCTGAACCCAACCCACcttcacccccgcccccacctcaaTCCTAACCTGGTCCCGAAGTTGGCCAGCTACCTGGATGCCTCTCTCTTCCCTGCAGCCGCACACCCAGTTTCCTCATTCCCCCTTCCCACTTTCACCTCACGCCCTTACATATTTGGGACATTGCTAAATGGTCATCTAACCAGGCTTCCGATTTCCAAACTCAACCTGCAGATTATTCTCCCTGAAACACCAGAGGGAATCCTGTCCCCCCGTGCTCAGAAACTGCAGAGTGCCCCACGGTCAACAGAACACGGCGCCCCTTCCACCTGCGCACTCAAGCCCCCACAATGTTTCTCCCCGTATCTGACTTCAGTCTGCCCTGGCCATACCAGGATGAACCCCAGACatgcctcctgccctgccctcccgtCTGCCCCAGCCATCCTTCAAGGCTCGCCTAGGCCCGTCCCCCGTGTGATCTGCGAGGCCGCTCGGCTGACGTAGCATCCTGCACTTACACACTGATCGGCTCTGCCTGCTCTCACCAAGGAGGCTCTGAGCCCCCAAGGGCAGGGGCAGGTCTAAGCCTCCCTGGTATCTGCCCCCAGGACAGAGCGACAGCACACGCTCTTAGACCTGAGTAATGGAGGCTGGGTTCAGGACTGGCAGAGTGCACGGTGAGCTTTCACGCCCCCCCAGGTGGTAGCGCTGAGCCCTGGAAACTGGCACCCGATGAGCTGCAAGTTTCTTCAGGGACCCGAGGTAGAAAGGAAGGAATCAGGGCGACGGTTCCATGGGGGCCAGGAGCTCGCCTTCCCCTGCTGCTCCCGTGCGTGCCCTCCCCAAATCTGACCCAGCTTCACCAACCGCCCCGTGTGCCCTGCTGGTCTCCCCTCCAATCAGGGGGCGCTGGCAGGAAGAGATTGTCAGAAcacagaggtggggaaggggacacTCACCTTGAGGTTCCCATCAGCTGTGATTCGCAGCCGGTTACAGGTGCCGCAGAAATGCTCAGACATGGATGTGATGAAGCTGACCTGGCCTCGGAAGCCAGGAATTTTAAAGGCCTGGGCAAGGAGGGGACATGGGTGGAGATGGGCCACTGAGTGCCAGCTCTCACGCCCTGACACCAGAGCCCTCGCTCCATGGCCCTCTGCAGTGCAGCCCTTCGGAAGGGCCCACCCAAGGCCCTCGGACAACAGAACGCTGTGGTACACGGATGGGATGAGCTCTCTGCTGTGCCTGGCCTGCCCGAGAGCAAACCTGCTGAGCGTACGGGGACCTTCGGGCAGCACGGCCAGAGCTGGTGGAAGAGCAGACTGAGCACCCCCCACCACTCACCAGAGTGTGTCCTAGGACAAGTCACTCCAGCCCTGTCCCGCGCCGGGCCCGAGCCCGGCCCGAGCCCGGCCCGCCTGTGTCTAGGAGAAGGGAGGCTGCCGTAGCAGTACTGACGCCTTCCTGCTGAACGTTCTGTCCTGCATCGCTGCAACTGGCCTCACTGTGGCCCGAGCCAGCTACCCCGTCCTAGGGTGGAGGCACGGCCTTCCCCACCGCCCAGCCCCCAGGCTGCCCCAACCTTGGCTGTGCTGGATTCCTCCTCGGGCAGCTTCTCCAGCTCAGGCCACTGCTGCCGGATGGTGTCCAGCATCTCTTTGTAGCTGACCATCTTCTTGAAGTTCCACTTGTTGCCTGTATCAGGGTTGGAGGCTCCTGAGTCACAGTGCTGCAGGAGCGCGGGGGGCTGCGGGCCTGTCCTCCCACATAGCCCAGGAATCAGTTCTCTTGGAGCCGAGGTCAGCCTAAAAGCTCAACACTGAAAAGCCTCTGATGCCCCATTGTAGCCCTAGTCCTGGCGCCTGCCTGGGCCCCGCCCCGCCACCCCTGGAGAAACTTGTACACACAAGCACAGTCTGAGGTCAGCAGCACCTACGTGGTGCGAGCCAGACCTCGCTGCCCCACGCCACCCTTCCCAGGGTCCCCATGCTCTGCTGACaggcccagcctcctctcccctccccaaccccacatCACTGACCATCAAAGGGCATGTACTCTATGAAGCGCACGTCCAGGGGGAGGCCCTCGGTCAAGGCCACAAAGTCCAGGAGCTCGTCTTCGTTCAGGCCTCGCATCACCACACAGTTCACCTGCCCAGGGGACAAAGGGACCATGAGGGCTGTCCCCCAGGTTTTGCAGGGGTGACCTTTGGGGATCCAGAACTTGCCTTGGCTCTCCACTGGAGTCCCAATCCTTGCCTTACCCTACAGTGCTCCTTGGGTTGGGGGATTCCATGGGGCCAcatttccctcctcccttgtggggtgaggggcagagctggctgaGTGGACAAGgcg
The Desmodus rotundus isolate HL8 chromosome 11, HLdesRot8A.1, whole genome shotgun sequence genome window above contains:
- the MOCS1 gene encoding molybdenum cofactor biosynthesis protein 1 isoform X1, encoding MAAQPVSRMLRRVLRSSVRSCSSGAPVTQPRPGEPSQSAAEEEEGTGCLSETRGGATSLQELSRRRQFLREFAAPFSAFLTDRFGRQHSYLRISLTEKCNLRCQYCMPEEGVPLTPKTDLLTTEEILTLARLFVKEGVDKIRLTGGEPLIRPDVVDIVAQLHQLEGLRTIGVTTNGINLARLLPQLQKAGLSAINISLDTLVPAKFEFIVRRKGFHKVMEGIHKAIELGYSPVKVNCVVMRGLNEDELLDFVALTEGLPLDVRFIEYMPFDGNKWNFKKMVSYKEMLDTIRQQWPELEKLPEEESSTAKAFKIPGFRGQVSFITSMSEHFCGTCNRLRITADGNLKVCLFGNSEVSLRDHLRAGASEEELLRIIGAAVGRKKRQHAGMFNISQMKNRPMILIELVLMLQDSPPALPNTSSWDPLGIQGLRHRPSVSNQVLTLWKRCLVPKTPPLAQRQLGSGSPQRHYSSHPDSDTSPKCLSPMSRASATHSGTLPTSDQLTHVDTEGRAAMVDVGSKPDTERVAVASATVLLGPVAFKLVQENQLKKGDALVVAQLAGIQAAKLTSQLIPLCHHVALSHVQVRLELDSTRHAVAIQASCRAQGPTGVEMEALTSAAVAALTLYDMCKAVSRDIVLGEIKLISKTGGQRGDFHRT
- the MOCS1 gene encoding molybdenum cofactor biosynthesis protein 1 isoform X3, coding for MAAQPVSRMLRRVLRSSVRSCSSGAPVTQPRPGEPSQSAAEELSRRRQFLREFAAPFSAFLTDRFGRQHSYLRISLTEKCNLRCQYCMPEEGVPLTPKTDLLTTEEILTLARLFVKEGVDKIRLTGGEPLIRPDVVDIVAQLHQLEGLRTIGVTTNGINLARLLPQLQKAGLSAINISLDTLVPAKFEFIVRRKGFHKVMEGIHKAIELGYSPVKVNCVVMRGLNEDELLDFVALTEGLPLDVRFIEYMPFDGNKWNFKKMVSYKEMLDTIRQQWPELEKLPEEESSTAKAFKIPGFRGQVSFITSMSEHFCGTCNRLRITADGNLKVCLFGNSEVSLRDHLRAGASEEELLRIIGAAVGRKKRQHAGMFNISQMKNRPMILIELVLMLQDSPPALPNTSSWDPLGIQGLRHRPSVSNQVLTLWKRCLVPKTPPLAQRQLGSGSPQRHYSSHPDSDTSPKCLSPMSRASATHSGTLPTSDQLTHVDTEGRAAMVDVGSKPDTERVAVASATVLLGPVAFKLVQENQLKKGDALVVAQLAGIQAAKLTSQLIPLCHHVALSHVQVRLELDSTRHAVAIQASCRAQGPTGVEMEALTSAAVAALTLYDMCKAVSRDIVLGEIKLISKTGGQRGDFHRT
- the MOCS1 gene encoding molybdenum cofactor biosynthesis protein 1 isoform X4; amino-acid sequence: MAAQPVSRMLRRVLRSSVRSCSSGAPVTQPRPGEPSQSAAEELSRRRQFLREFAAPFSAFLTDRFGRQHSYLRISLTEKCNLRCQYCMPEEGVPLTPKTDLLTTEEILTLARLFVKEGVDKIRLTGGEPLIRPDVVDIVAQLHQLEGLRTIGVTTNGINLARLLPQLQKAGLSAINISLDTLVPAKFEFIVRRKGFHKVMEGIHKAIELGYSPVKVNCVVMRGLNEDELLDFVALTEGLPLDVRFIEYMPFDGNKWNFKKMVSYKEMLDTIRQQWPELEKLPEEESSTAKAFKIPGFRGQVSFITSMSEHFCGTCNRLRITADGNLKVCLFGNSEVSLRDHLRAGASEEELLRIIGAAVGRKKRQHAELVLMLQDSPPALPNTSSWDPLGIQGLRHRPSVSNQVLTLWKRCLVPKTPPLAQRQLGSGSPQRHYSSHPDSDTSPKCLSPMSRASATHSGTLPTSDQLTHVDTEGRAAMVDVGSKPDTERVAVASATVLLGPVAFKLVQENQLKKGDALVVAQLAGIQAAKLTSQLIPLCHHVALSHVQVRLELDSTRHAVAIQASCRAQGPTGVEMEALTSAAVAALTLYDMCKAVSRDIVLGEIKLISKTGGQRGDFHRT
- the MOCS1 gene encoding molybdenum cofactor biosynthesis protein 1 isoform X2; translated protein: MAAQPVSRMLRRVLRSSVRSCSSGAPVTQPRPGEPSQSAAEEEEGTGCLSETRGGATSLQELSRRRQFLREFAAPFSAFLTDRFGRQHSYLRISLTEKCNLRCQYCMPEEGVPLTPKTDLLTTEEILTLARLFVKEGVDKIRLTGGEPLIRPDVVDIVAQLHQLEGLRTIGVTTNGINLARLLPQLQKAGLSAINISLDTLVPAKFEFIVRRKGFHKVMEGIHKAIELGYSPVKVNCVVMRGLNEDELLDFVALTEGLPLDVRFIEYMPFDGNKWNFKKMVSYKEMLDTIRQQWPELEKLPEEESSTAKAFKIPGFRGQVSFITSMSEHFCGTCNRLRITADGNLKVCLFGNSEVSLRDHLRAGASEEELLRIIGAAVGRKKRQHAELVLMLQDSPPALPNTSSWDPLGIQGLRHRPSVSNQVLTLWKRCLVPKTPPLAQRQLGSGSPQRHYSSHPDSDTSPKCLSPMSRASATHSGTLPTSDQLTHVDTEGRAAMVDVGSKPDTERVAVASATVLLGPVAFKLVQENQLKKGDALVVAQLAGIQAAKLTSQLIPLCHHVALSHVQVRLELDSTRHAVAIQASCRAQGPTGVEMEALTSAAVAALTLYDMCKAVSRDIVLGEIKLISKTGGQRGDFHRT